In Sphingomonas sp. BGYR3, the genomic stretch GATGACGTTCAACTTTTTCCTGAACAATCTGCTCACCTATCGCGACCGGCGGCTTCGCGGCACGCGGCAACTGATCGACGGCTGGGTCAGCTTTTGCGTGATCTGTTCGGTGGGGGCGATTGCGAATGTCGGGGTGGCGGCGTTCCTGCACGGCGCGCAGCAGGGCGCCTGGGCGGTGCCCGCGCTGGCCGGGGTGGCTGTGGGCGCGGTGTGGAACTTTGCCCTGTCCTCGCGCTTCACCTGGGGTCGGTACGGGCGGCGCGCGGCGGGTTGACGCCAGCTGGCCGGTGATATTCAGCGGTTGACCCCTCAGCATTGCTCGCCACCCGCCCGGTGCCATAGCGGCGCGGATGGCCATGGGAACGCGCAACGCGCTTGACCTTGGCCCCCGCCGCCCGGCAAAGCGGATGCCATGAAGCGTTATACCGGCCAGGACCGATCCATTACCCAGAACTGGCGCCCGGCGACACAGGCGGTGCGCGGCGGCACGGCCCGTTCCGAATTTGGCGAGACGTCGGAGGCGCTGTTCCTGACCTCCGGCTATGCCTATGACCGGGCAGAGGATGCCGCGGCACGCTTTGCCGGCGAACAGGCGGGCATGACCTATTCACGGTTGCAGAACCCGACGGTCGAAATGCTGGAACAGCGCATCGCCCTCTTGGAAGGTGCAGAGGCGTGCCGCGCGACCGCCAGCGGCATGGCGGCGATGACCGCATCCTTGCTGTGCCAGTTGCAGGCGGGCGATCATGTTGTCGCCGGCCGCGCGCTGTTCGGGTCGTGCCGCTGGCTGACCGACACGCTGCTGCCCAAGTTCGGCATTCAGACCACGATCGTTGATGCCCGCGATCCGCAGCAATTTGCCGACGCGACCCGGCCGAATACCAAGGTCTATTTCTTTGAAACCCCCGCCAATCCCACGATGGACATCGTCGATCTGCGCGCGGTGTGCGGCATGGCGCGCGAACGCGGCATTACCAGTGTCGTCGACAATGCCTTTGCCACGCCTGCATTGCAGCGGCCGATGGCATTCGGCGCGGATGTCGTCGCCTATTCCGCGACCAAGATGATGGACGGGCAGGGGCGCGTTCTGGCCGGAGCGGTTTGCGGGAGCGAGGATTTCATCCTGAACACGCTGCTGCCGTTCACGCGCAACACTGGCCCCACCCTGTCGGCGTTCAACGCCTGGGTGGTGCTGAAGGGGCTGGAGACGCTGGACCTGCGGATCCGCCGCCAGTCGGAAAATGCGCTTGCCGTCGGCCGTTTCCTGGAAGGACGGGTGCCGCGCATCAATCATCCCGGCCTGCCCAGCCACCCGCAGCACAGTCTGGCGATGAGCCAGATGGACATGGCCGGATGCATCTTCAGCTTCGAGGTGGATGGCGGCCGTGCCCAGGCGCACAGCCTGCTCAACGCGCTCGCCCTGATCGACATTTCGAACAATATCGGCGATTCCCGATCGCTGATGACGCACCCTGCATCCACCACCCATTCAAGCGTGGCCGAGGAAAAGCGGCTGGAAATGGGGATTACGGAGGGGACCCTGCGCCTGAATGTGGGCCTTGAGGATCCCGCCGACCTGATCGATGATCTGGATCAGGCATTGCGGGCGGCGGGATTGTGAAATCGCTGTTCAACCAGTCGGCGGAGACGAATGGGGTCATCGTCCGGGTGGCGGTCAGCTTTCTGCCCGAACAGTCGGAGCCGGATCGCGGCCGCTGGTTCTGGGCCTATCACATCCGCATCGAGAATGAGGGCAAGCACGCGGTGCAGCTGCTCACGCGGCGCTGGGTCATCACGGATGGACGCGGGATGCGCCACATGGTCGAGGGCGAGGGCGTGGTGGGCGAACAGCCGCTGATCGAACCGGGCGCCAGTTTCGATTATGTCTCCGGCTGTCCGCTGACGACGCCGACCGGGCATATGCAGGGCAGTTACCAGATGCTGTCCGCGGGTGGGGACGAGTTCGATGCGGAGATCCCAAAATTCGCCCTGATCGCACCAGCAGTGACGGGGTGAGGCCGTGAAGCGGACGCATCTGCCCCTGAATGGCCTGCGCGTGCTGGATGCTGCCGCGCGCCACCTGTCCTTTACCCGCGCGGCGGACGAGCTTGCGGTGACGCCCGCCGCTGTTGGCCAGCAGATTCGCGCGCTTGAGGATACGCTGGGCGTTGTCCTGTTCCGCCGCACTGCCAAGGGGCTTGAGCTGACGCCGGAGGGTGCGGCGGGGCTGGAGGCGCTGCGCATGGGCTTTCTTCAGTTTGAAGAGGCAGTGCGCGCCATGCAGGCGGGGCAGTCGTCCAAATCGCTGACCATCGCTGCGCCGCGCGACCTGGCTGAAAAATGGCTGCTGCCCCGATTGTCGGAAATCGCTGCGGCCGATCCGGACCTTCGCTTTCACCTGGTCACTGCGGCCGATGCCATCGAATTTACCGAGGCCAATCTCGACCTGGCCGTGCGCTGGGGTGAGGGGCCGGGCGAGCATGAGGGCGAGGCGCTGGAATCCGACGGCATGGTGACGGTCGAGCGGCCCGGCGGCGGTGCGGACACCCGCATTTCCTGGCCCGGATGCCTGAACGAGGAAAGCGTCTCGCGCATCCTGGTCGGCGATGCGGGACTGGCGGTGGACGCGGCGGCAGCGGGCATGGGGCGCACGACCGTGCCGGAAATCATCGCCCGCGCCGATCTGGCTGCGGGCCGCGTGGTGCAGACGAGCGATCCCAAACCCTATCGCATGGGCTATTGGCTGGTTGCGCCATTGCCGCAATGGCGGCAGGCCAAGGTGCGCGCGCTGGTCGATGCACTGGCGCAATAAGGATCGTTTGATTGACTGATTTTCCGACGCTCGAAAGCGAGCGGCTGACCCTGCGCAAACTGGCGATCGAGGATGCCGATGCGCTGCTGCCGGCCTTTTCCGACGATGCGCAGATGCGCTGGTGGTCGCACGCCCCGATCCGCGAGGCAGCGGCGCTGCGCGAACATCTGGCACCGCGGATCGACAATGACGGCTGGCGCGCCTTTGCCATCGTGCTGAAGGGCGAGGCGCGGGTGATCGGCATGGTTTCGGTCGGCGAACGGCGGCAGGGGGGTGTCGGCGAAATCGGCTACATGATCCTGCCCGGACTGGTCGGTCGCGGGCTGGCGCGTGAGGCTGTGGCCCGGTTTCTGGACCACCTGTTCTTTACCGAAGGCAAGCGGCGGGTGTTCGCCGATACCGATCCCGACAATCTGCCGTCACGTAGGCTGCTGGAACATTTGGGCTTCAAGCTGGAAGGCGTGCTGCGCGAGGAATGGGAAACCCATATCGGTGTGCGCGACACGACGCTGTACGGGCTGTTGCGGCGCGAATGGGCGGCGCGACGGGGCGATATCTCTGCCTGAGCCCGGTTCCGGTATTCGGCCGGGCGATCAGGGCTGAACCGGGCGACTGATCAGCGTCAGGGCACGGTTCATGATCGCTGCGAAGCGTGCCTCGCTCACTTCTCCGCCGGGATTGTGCCATTGCCCGGTGACCGCGAACCATTGCCTCGATTTCGTCCGCACCAGATAATTGAGACTGAGGACGCCGGGTTCCGATCCGCCCTTGAACCCCACCCATTCGAACCGGTCGGCGACGCCGGTGCCGGGATTGACGGCCAGGATCGCCATGGCCTCCGGCCCGCCGTTGCGGCGAAGCCAGTCGAGCGTGCGCGCCATGTCGGCGGGGCTGGCAAACCATTCGATATCGGTCCTGAGTGGTCCCTGGCTGAACATCGATGCGGTTACCGGCGCGGTCTTCAGTGCGGCTGACTGTTCTGCCATCAGGTTGCGCCGCGCATCGGGCGTCATCTTGGCCCAGTCGGCGGGCACCAGCCCCTGTTTTGCCAGCGCCTTCAGCCGGAACGCCTCCAGCGTGGTGAGGACGGGCAAGGTCCGGTCGCTGTCCCGTACACCCGCCAGCACGGGGATGGCATCGACCTGTGCCCGGCCAAGCGCAGCCATCAGCGTGTCGGTGGCGGTATTGTCGCTGATCGAAATCATCTGCACCGCCAGCGTGTGCAGCGTCAATGGCGACCCCGGCGGCCAGCTCTGCGTCACGCCGCTTGGCAGGGACCGTTCGCCAAGAGGCAGGACATCGTTCCAGCGTCGCTTGCCCTCCGCGACCTGCCGCGCCGCCTCGGCCAGCACCCACAGCTTGAAGGCGGAACCGATCGGTCCCGCGCGGTCGCCCGCCTGATCGATCACGGGTGGAAGGGAGGCGTCGTCCAGTCGCTGGACGAAAAGGCCGGCAGCACCCGGCAGGCCGGCGACATCCGCCGCGATCCGGACGGCCGTGTCGCCGCGTGGCTCGGTATTGACGATCAGCAGGCCCGCGATCCGGCCCTGCCCGTCCGGTTCGATGGCAATGCGGATCGTGGCAATGCCGCGCTCGAACCCGTACCGCAGGGTGGCACCGTGCGGGCCCGCCGCCGTCTGTTCCTCGACCCCGACCGGTGCGCCGATTGCCGCCACCACCTGGGCCGCCAGCGCCCGCCATCGCGCCTCCGGCACCTGTCGCCGGAACTGTTCGGTAAAGCTGGCGTCGAAATCCCCGCCGTTGGCAAAGAATGATTTCAGCGACCCGATCCGCGATTGCAGCCGTGCATCCGGCGCCGCTTCCGTTTCCTGAACGATCGGGGCCGCGCGCACACCGGTGGCCGGGCCAACGACGATGCAGGCGGACAGGAGGAACAGGACCAGCGTTCGGCCGGCCCAAAGCATGCCATTTGCCATGCGGTTACGGCGTGTCCTGCTGTTCATCCAGCACAAGCGAAACGACAGAGACGTTATACTGCGCAATTTTGCTGCTCGTTTTATCAATGCGTCGCTTCACAACCGAAAAGCGTTCGACCACGTAGCGAGCCGTCGCATCAGCGGTAAATGCCTGATATCGGCGGCGTGCGATGTTCTCGGTCAACTGCGCCGCCCATCGTCCTTTTCGGTCGGATTGCTTCAGCACGTCGACTGCGCCCACCTTGCCATTCATGTCGACCCAGAAGCCAAGATCGGCCCATTCACCCGCATCCGATGGCCGCAACGGGACGTCCAGATCGGCGGCATAGACCATGGTGAGCGGCGCATTCTTGTTTGCGATGCGATGTTTTTCGATCAGCTGCTCCAGCTGCGACGCGTCGCCCAGCTTGGCGTTCAGGCGGGCGATCAGCAGTTCGGCCGCGACCCGAAAGTCGGCCATTCGTGGATCATCCTGTCGGAGCAAGTGCCGTAACTGCACCTTTACCAGTCCGCCGTACCGATTTTGCGGGGTAGCCAGGCCTGCATACATACTGGCAAGCCGGATACGGGCAGTGGCCTCGAGAACGGGATCCTTTTCCTCGATCGCGCGGCGGCGGGCCATCATGTACAGTCGGCCAGCATCCTCTATCCGGGCTGCACGGACCATCGCATCGCCGACCTCGAGAAGCGAGCCAAAGGCGCGTTCTTCACTCCCCCCAAGCGCCCCCTTGAGCGTCGCCCTGGCCTCACGGGCGTGAAACAGGTCTGCATCGCTATCGCCCATATGACTGGCCACACGGCTGGCCGCGCGCGCCAGCTCCGCGACCGGGCCCGGATCGGTTTTCCTGTGACGCCGGTTCCGATGCAGCGACGTCCGCATGATCTTTTTTGCCTCGGCATATTGCCCGGCAATGAAAAGATTATCGGCGAGCGCCAGCGTGGCGTCGATTTCTTCACCGACCGGACATTGCCGTGCTATACAGTCAGTCAGCTTTTTGCGAAGATCATCAACGCTCAATGCGTTGACTGTAATGTCCGGTCCATCGGGGACAGCGACGTCCTGCGCCTTGGCGGCGGGTGTTGCGAGTGCGAGAACAGCAACAGTCAGCGGGGCAACCAAACGCCTCATACACGCCTCCGAACAGATGCGAAGCCATGACGATATCATGGGTTTGACTATGCGTCGATTGCCTCTTCTTCCAGTCTTGCGGCGTTTTCCTGAATGAAGGCAAAGCGATGGGCCGGGTTCGTGCCCATCAGGCGATCGACCAGGTCCTTGACGCCCGCCCGCTCCTCATACTCCTGGGGCAGGGTGATGCGGATCAGGCTGCGGGTCGCGGGGTCCATGGTCGTTTCCTTGAGCTGATTGGGGTTCATTTCCCCAAGGCCCTTGAACCGGGCGACATCCACCTTCTTGCCCTTGAACTCCCTGGCCTCCAGCGCGGCGCGGTGGGCATCGTCCCGCGCATAGAGCGACTTGGTGCCGCTGGTCAGGCGATACAGCGGCGGCTGAGCCAGATAGAGGTGCCCGCGCCGCACCAGTTCCGGCATTTCCTGAAAGAAGAACGTCATCAGCAGCGTCGCGATATGCGCGCCGTCGACATCGGCGTCGGTCATGATGATGATGCGTTCGTAGCGCAGCTGATCAGGGCGGCAATCCTTGCGCGTGCCACAGCCCATGGCGAGAACCAGGTCGGCGATTTCCTGATTGGCCAGGATCTTGGCACTGGTGGCCGATGCGACATTCAGGATCTTGCCGCGAATGGGCAGGATCGCCTGTGTCTTGCGGTCGCGCGCCTGCTTCGCGCTGCCGCCTGCGGAATCTCCTTCGACGATGAACAGTTCGGTGCCCGCGGGATCATCGGCGGAACAATCGGTCAGCTTGCCGGGCAGGCGCAGCTTGCGCGCGCTGGTCGCGGTCTTGCGCTTGACCTCGCGCTCCTGCTTGCGCTTGAGCCGTTCGTCCATCCGCTCCAGGACATAGCCGAGCAGCGCCTTGCCCCGGTCCATGTTGTCGGCAAGGAAGTGGTCGAAATGGTCGCGGACCGCGCGTTCGACCAGCTGCGCCGCCTCCGGACTGGTCAGCCGGTCCTTGGTCTGGCTTTGAAACTGGGGGTCGCGGATGAAGACGGACAGCATCAGCTCGCTGCCGGTCATCACATCCTCTGCCGTGATGTCCTTGGCCTTTTTCTGGCCGACCAGCTCGCCGAACGCACGGATGCCCTTGACCAGCGCGGCGCGCAGACCCGCCTCGTGCGTGCCGCCATCGGGCGTCGGGATGGTGTTGCAATACCAGCTGTAGCTGCCGTCGCTCCACAGCGGCCAGGCGACGGCCCATTCGACCTTGCCGGTGGTCGATCCATCGGGTCCGTCGGGAAATCCCTGTTGACCGGCAAAGAAGCCGGAAGTCGCGCACTCCCGGCCGCCAAGCTGTTCGCGCAGATGGTCGGCAAGGCCGCCCGGAAACTGGAATACCGATTCCGCCGGCGTGTCGTCCGCGATCAGCTCGGCCGCGCATTTCCAGCGGATTTCGACGCCCGCGAACAGATAGGCCTTCGATCGGGCCAGCCGGTAAAGGCGAGCGGGCTTGAACGCCATTTCCGGCCCGAAAATCTCCGGATCGGGGGAAAAGGTGACTGATGTGCCGCGCCGGTTGGGCGTGCTGCCCAGCGGCTCGATGGGGCCGAGCGTCACGCCCCTGCTGAACCGCTGGCGATAGAGCTGGCGGTCCTTGGCCACCTCGATCACCGTTTCGCTGCTCAGTGCGTTGACGACGCTGATGCCGACGCCGTGCAGGCCGCCGGACGTGGCATAGGCCTTGCCCGAAAACTTGCCGCCGGAATGCAGCGTGGACAGGATGACCTCCAGCGCGGACTTGTCCGGAAAACGGGGATGCGGATCGACCGGGATGCCCCGGCCATTGTCAACGATGGTCAGCCGGTTGCCGGGTTGCAGGCTGATTTCGATGCGGGTGGCGTGGCCTGCCACCGCCTCGTCCATCGCATTGTCCAGAACCTCGGCGGCAAGGTGGTGAAATGCCCGCTCGTCGGTGCCGCCGATATACATGC encodes the following:
- a CDS encoding serine hydrolase; this translates as MLWAGRTLVLFLLSACIVVGPATGVRAAPIVQETEAAPDARLQSRIGSLKSFFANGGDFDASFTEQFRRQVPEARWRALAAQVVAAIGAPVGVEEQTAAGPHGATLRYGFERGIATIRIAIEPDGQGRIAGLLIVNTEPRGDTAVRIAADVAGLPGAAGLFVQRLDDASLPPVIDQAGDRAGPIGSAFKLWVLAEAARQVAEGKRRWNDVLPLGERSLPSGVTQSWPPGSPLTLHTLAVQMISISDNTATDTLMAALGRAQVDAIPVLAGVRDSDRTLPVLTTLEAFRLKALAKQGLVPADWAKMTPDARRNLMAEQSAALKTAPVTASMFSQGPLRTDIEWFASPADMARTLDWLRRNGGPEAMAILAVNPGTGVADRFEWVGFKGGSEPGVLSLNYLVRTKSRQWFAVTGQWHNPGGEVSEARFAAIMNRALTLISRPVQP
- a CDS encoding LysR family transcriptional regulator, with the protein product MKRTHLPLNGLRVLDAAARHLSFTRAADELAVTPAAVGQQIRALEDTLGVVLFRRTAKGLELTPEGAAGLEALRMGFLQFEEAVRAMQAGQSSKSLTIAAPRDLAEKWLLPRLSEIAAADPDLRFHLVTAADAIEFTEANLDLAVRWGEGPGEHEGEALESDGMVTVERPGGGADTRISWPGCLNEESVSRILVGDAGLAVDAAAAGMGRTTVPEIIARADLAAGRVVQTSDPKPYRMGYWLVAPLPQWRQAKVRALVDALAQ
- the parE gene encoding DNA topoisomerase IV subunit B, with protein sequence MSELFDASPSRPDTYDASSIEVLEGLEPVRRRPGMYIGGTDERAFHHLAAEVLDNAMDEAVAGHATRIEISLQPGNRLTIVDNGRGIPVDPHPRFPDKSALEVILSTLHSGGKFSGKAYATSGGLHGVGISVVNALSSETVIEVAKDRQLYRQRFSRGVTLGPIEPLGSTPNRRGTSVTFSPDPEIFGPEMAFKPARLYRLARSKAYLFAGVEIRWKCAAELIADDTPAESVFQFPGGLADHLREQLGGRECATSGFFAGQQGFPDGPDGSTTGKVEWAVAWPLWSDGSYSWYCNTIPTPDGGTHEAGLRAALVKGIRAFGELVGQKKAKDITAEDVMTGSELMLSVFIRDPQFQSQTKDRLTSPEAAQLVERAVRDHFDHFLADNMDRGKALLGYVLERMDERLKRKQEREVKRKTATSARKLRLPGKLTDCSADDPAGTELFIVEGDSAGGSAKQARDRKTQAILPIRGKILNVASATSAKILANQEIADLVLAMGCGTRKDCRPDQLRYERIIIMTDADVDGAHIATLLMTFFFQEMPELVRRGHLYLAQPPLYRLTSGTKSLYARDDAHRAALEAREFKGKKVDVARFKGLGEMNPNQLKETTMDPATRSLIRITLPQEYEERAGVKDLVDRLMGTNPAHRFAFIQENAARLEEEAIDA
- a CDS encoding PLP-dependent transferase, translated to MKRYTGQDRSITQNWRPATQAVRGGTARSEFGETSEALFLTSGYAYDRAEDAAARFAGEQAGMTYSRLQNPTVEMLEQRIALLEGAEACRATASGMAAMTASLLCQLQAGDHVVAGRALFGSCRWLTDTLLPKFGIQTTIVDARDPQQFADATRPNTKVYFFETPANPTMDIVDLRAVCGMARERGITSVVDNAFATPALQRPMAFGADVVAYSATKMMDGQGRVLAGAVCGSEDFILNTLLPFTRNTGPTLSAFNAWVVLKGLETLDLRIRRQSENALAVGRFLEGRVPRINHPGLPSHPQHSLAMSQMDMAGCIFSFEVDGGRAQAHSLLNALALIDISNNIGDSRSLMTHPASTTHSSVAEEKRLEMGITEGTLRLNVGLEDPADLIDDLDQALRAAGL
- the apaG gene encoding Co2+/Mg2+ efflux protein ApaG, which encodes MKSLFNQSAETNGVIVRVAVSFLPEQSEPDRGRWFWAYHIRIENEGKHAVQLLTRRWVITDGRGMRHMVEGEGVVGEQPLIEPGASFDYVSGCPLTTPTGHMQGSYQMLSAGGDEFDAEIPKFALIAPAVTG
- a CDS encoding GNAT family protein, which codes for MTDFPTLESERLTLRKLAIEDADALLPAFSDDAQMRWWSHAPIREAAALREHLAPRIDNDGWRAFAIVLKGEARVIGMVSVGERRQGGVGEIGYMILPGLVGRGLAREAVARFLDHLFFTEGKRRVFADTDPDNLPSRRLLEHLGFKLEGVLREEWETHIGVRDTTLYGLLRREWAARRGDISA